One Bacillus sp. FJAT-52991 genomic region harbors:
- a CDS encoding YrrS family protein — translation MATRAERNSKRKQTNRVLNTAIAVVVLLIVVVAFTIFSGGNNEEAKKPVEKKPATEQNTASHTEKNKAEDVTATNDSDNKKEEKEEPSEKEKEEKDKEKQDKEKQEQDKKKDEKIVTASDEPNVEKEIVDPNWKGIGTSQTGEHNSSFDSNSPDWQEKLDALSYATGIAQDDMVVWYVKGKGPNDAIGTVSPKSNTDEAYRVFLTWVDGEGWKPTKMYELEQNDKGRF, via the coding sequence ATGGCGACTCGTGCAGAACGAAATTCAAAACGAAAACAAACAAATCGCGTATTAAACACAGCCATTGCGGTGGTTGTTCTTCTAATTGTTGTTGTTGCATTTACTATTTTCTCTGGTGGGAATAATGAAGAAGCGAAAAAACCGGTTGAAAAGAAACCAGCAACAGAACAAAATACGGCTAGTCATACTGAGAAAAACAAAGCAGAAGATGTGACTGCGACGAACGATTCTGATAACAAGAAAGAAGAAAAAGAAGAACCGAGCGAAAAAGAAAAAGAAGAAAAAGATAAAGAAAAACAAGATAAAGAAAAACAAGAACAAGATAAAAAGAAAGATGAAAAAATCGTCACAGCTAGTGATGAGCCCAACGTAGAGAAAGAAATAGTTGACCCAAATTGGAAGGGGATCGGTACTTCACAAACAGGTGAGCATAATTCATCTTTTGACAGTAATTCTCCGGATTGGCAAGAGAAGCTAGACGCTCTTTCCTATGCTACAGGCATTGCTCAAGATGATATGGTCGTTTGGTATGTAAAAGGAAAAGGTCCAAATGATGCGATTGGAACAGTCTCACCAAAAAGTAACACGGATGAGGCGTATCGTGTGTTCCTTACTTGGGTAGACGGTGAAGGATGGAAACCGACGAAAATGTACGAGCTAGAACAAAATGATAAAGGGCGTTTTTAG
- the greA gene encoding transcription elongation factor GreA, with translation MSVEKVYPMTEEGKAKLEQELEYLKAVKRKEVVERIKIARSFGDLSENSEYDSAKEEQAFVEGRIGTLETMIRNAKIIEEDSMDPSVVSLGKTVVFIELPDGEEEAYTIVGSAEADPFEGKISNDSPIAKSLIGKRVGDQVNVVTPGGEMSVKIVSIS, from the coding sequence TTGTCAGTAGAAAAAGTATACCCTATGACAGAAGAGGGAAAAGCAAAGCTAGAACAGGAACTTGAATATTTAAAAGCGGTGAAACGCAAAGAGGTAGTAGAAAGAATTAAGATTGCTCGCAGTTTTGGAGACTTATCGGAAAACTCCGAATACGATTCAGCGAAGGAAGAACAAGCCTTTGTTGAGGGGCGTATCGGTACATTAGAAACGATGATCCGAAATGCAAAGATTATTGAAGAAGATTCAATGGATCCAAGCGTTGTGTCTTTAGGGAAAACGGTTGTATTTATTGAATTGCCAGACGGCGAAGAAGAAGCTTATACAATTGTGGGTAGTGCAGAAGCGGATCCGTTTGAAGGAAAGATCTCAAATGATTCTCCGATTGCTAAAAGCTTAATTGGAAAAAGAGTGGGCGACCAAGTAAATGTCGTAACACCAGGTGGAGAAATGTCTGTTAAAATTGTTTCAATTAGCTAA
- the udk gene encoding uridine kinase produces the protein MKQKPVVIGIAGGSGSGKTSVTKAIDEIFKGHSIMIIEQDYYYKDQSHLPFEERLKTNYDHPFAFDNDLLIEHVNQLLQYRPIERPVYDYVQHTRSAETIVMEPKNVIILEGILVLEDPRLRDLMDIKLFVDTDADIRIIRRMMRDIQERGRTLDSVVDQYINVVRPMHNQFIEPTKRYADIIIPEGGQNHVAIDLVVTKIQTILEQNAIL, from the coding sequence ATGAAGCAAAAACCAGTAGTCATTGGGATCGCCGGCGGGTCCGGTTCCGGGAAAACAAGCGTGACAAAAGCGATTGACGAAATTTTTAAAGGTCATTCGATCATGATTATTGAACAAGATTATTATTATAAAGATCAAAGTCACTTGCCGTTTGAAGAGCGCTTGAAAACGAATTATGATCATCCATTTGCCTTTGATAATGATTTATTAATTGAACATGTTAACCAGTTACTACAATATCGACCGATTGAAAGACCGGTCTATGATTACGTGCAGCACACACGATCCGCCGAAACGATTGTAATGGAGCCAAAGAATGTCATTATATTAGAAGGTATTCTTGTGCTCGAAGATCCGAGACTGCGCGATTTAATGGATATTAAGCTTTTTGTGGATACCGATGCGGATATTCGCATTATCCGCCGCATGATGCGTGATATTCAAGAACGTGGGCGTACGCTTGATTCTGTGGTTGATCAGTATATTAATGTGGTTCGGCCCATGCATAACCAATTTATTGAACCAACGAAGCGTTATGCAGATATTATTATTCCTGAAGGCGGACAAAATCACGTAGCTATCGACCTCGTCGTTACTAAAATTCAAACAATTCTTGAACAAAATGCTATTTTATAG
- a CDS encoding peptidase U32 family protein, whose translation MNTIINDKISKIVDGKRVIVKKPELLAPAGTLEKLKIAVHYGADAVYIGGQEYGLRSNAGNFTFEEMKEGVEFAKKYGAKIYVTTNIYAHNENIDGLEDYLRGLQEAGVTGIIVADPLIIETCRRVAPNVEVHLSTQQSLSNWRAVQYWKDEGLHRVVLARETTGEEIREMKEKVDIEIETFIHGAMCIAYSGRCVLSNHMTARDSNRGGCCQSCRWDYDLYSLDEKGENPLFSDDDSPFAMSPKDLKLVESIPQMIELGIDSLKIEGRMKSIHYVATVVSVYRKIIDAYCADPENFKVKQEWLDELEKCANRPAAPAFFQGTPGANEQLFGVHGKKATHDFVGLVLDYDMETQMVTLQQRNFFRPGDEVEFFGPEIDSFTQVVDKVWDEDGNELDAARHPLQIVRFKVNQPVYRDNMMRKGLE comes from the coding sequence GTGAATACGATCATAAATGATAAAATTTCCAAAATCGTTGATGGCAAACGAGTCATTGTGAAAAAACCTGAATTATTGGCTCCAGCTGGAACGCTTGAAAAATTAAAAATAGCAGTGCATTATGGGGCAGATGCTGTATATATTGGTGGACAGGAATATGGACTTCGTTCGAATGCAGGTAATTTTACCTTTGAAGAAATGAAAGAAGGTGTAGAATTCGCCAAGAAATACGGAGCCAAAATTTATGTGACGACGAATATTTATGCGCATAATGAAAATATTGACGGGCTAGAGGATTATTTACGCGGACTGCAAGAGGCGGGTGTGACAGGGATCATCGTAGCGGACCCGCTCATCATTGAAACATGTCGTCGCGTAGCTCCGAACGTCGAAGTTCATTTAAGTACGCAACAATCTTTATCCAATTGGCGTGCGGTTCAATATTGGAAAGATGAAGGCCTTCACCGAGTGGTGCTCGCTCGTGAAACGACGGGAGAAGAAATTCGTGAAATGAAGGAAAAAGTCGACATTGAAATCGAGACGTTTATTCATGGGGCGATGTGTATCGCTTACTCCGGTCGATGTGTATTAAGTAATCATATGACTGCTCGCGATTCGAACCGTGGGGGTTGCTGTCAATCTTGCCGTTGGGATTATGATTTATATTCATTAGATGAAAAAGGAGAAAACCCATTATTTTCTGATGATGATTCTCCATTTGCCATGAGTCCAAAAGACTTAAAGCTTGTGGAATCCATCCCTCAAATGATTGAACTTGGCATTGATAGTTTGAAAATTGAAGGTCGAATGAAATCAATCCATTATGTAGCCACTGTGGTTAGTGTGTATCGCAAAATCATTGATGCGTATTGTGCGGACCCAGAAAACTTTAAAGTGAAGCAAGAATGGTTAGATGAACTAGAGAAATGTGCCAATCGACCAGCAGCTCCTGCCTTCTTCCAAGGAACACCTGGAGCGAATGAACAATTATTTGGTGTGCATGGGAAAAAAGCGACACATGATTTTGTGGGCTTAGTGTTGGATTATGACATGGAAACACAAATGGTCACATTACAGCAACGTAACTTTTTCCGTCCAGGAGACGAGGTAGAATTTTTTGGCCCGGAAATTGACAGCTTTACACAGGTGGTTGATAAGGTTTGGGATGAGGATGGAAACGAGCTGGATGCAGCCCGTCATCCACTACAAATCGTCCGCTTTAAAGTGAACCAACCAGTGTATCGAGACAACATGATGCGAAAGGGGCTAGAGTAA
- a CDS encoding peptidase U32 family protein: MNKPELLVTPNSVDAILPLAEAGADAFVIGEQRYGLRLAGEFNREEVKKAIELAHSLGKKVYVAMNAIFHNDRANELDDYVAFLQEANCDAIIFGDPAVLMAVRQKAPTMPLHWNTETTATNYFTCNYWGKRGAVRAVLARELNMDAIIEIKENAEVAIEVQVHGMTCMFQSKRPLLGHYFEYQGKAMEVENRQQEQSMLLHDKERGNKYPIYEDENGTHIMSPNDICIIDELQEIIEAGIDSFKIDGVLHSPEYLLEVTKLYRQAIDLCAEEPEQYEEVKDELLEKVEAIQPKHRPLDTGFFFKETVY, from the coding sequence ATGAATAAACCAGAATTACTAGTGACTCCAAATAGCGTGGATGCTATTTTGCCTTTGGCGGAAGCAGGAGCAGATGCATTTGTGATTGGCGAGCAGCGATATGGTTTACGGCTTGCGGGAGAATTTAACCGTGAAGAAGTTAAGAAAGCGATTGAACTAGCGCATTCACTAGGGAAAAAAGTGTATGTCGCCATGAATGCGATTTTCCATAATGATCGCGCCAATGAATTAGATGATTATGTGGCTTTCTTGCAGGAAGCGAACTGTGATGCCATTATTTTTGGTGATCCTGCTGTATTAATGGCCGTTCGTCAAAAAGCGCCTACTATGCCGCTTCATTGGAATACAGAAACCACAGCAACGAATTATTTTACGTGTAATTATTGGGGCAAAAGAGGAGCCGTTCGCGCGGTATTAGCTCGTGAGCTGAATATGGATGCGATCATCGAAATCAAAGAAAATGCAGAGGTTGCTATTGAAGTGCAAGTGCATGGAATGACATGCATGTTCCAATCAAAGCGACCATTGCTTGGACATTATTTTGAATATCAAGGCAAAGCGATGGAAGTTGAAAATCGCCAGCAAGAGCAAAGTATGCTCCTTCATGATAAAGAGCGTGGAAATAAATACCCTATCTATGAAGATGAAAATGGCACTCATATTATGAGCCCGAATGATATTTGTATCATTGATGAGCTACAGGAAATAATAGAGGCCGGAATTGATAGTTTTAAAATTGATGGTGTATTGCATTCACCAGAGTATCTTTTAGAAGTGACAAAATTATATCGTCAAGCGATTGATTTATGTGCTGAAGAGCCAGAACAATACGAAGAAGTGAAAGACGAGCTTCTTGAAAAAGTAGAAGCCATTCAACCGAAACATCGTCCACTCGATACAGGCTTTTTCTTTAAAGAAACGGTCTATTAA
- a CDS encoding O-methyltransferase, with protein sequence MDDKIHHYIETLVKDRSDLFVEMEEFARENRVPIMEVVGIEALLQMLRLQAPKRILEVGTAIGYSALRMAAALPGTEIVTVERDSERYQKALQYIDRAKYGNQVTVIYGDALEVVDEVGKMGPYDAIFIDAAKGQYTKFFKSYTAFLTNQGTVYTDNVLFKGYVAEELVQTKRTRNLVKKIQKYNEWLMTHPDYDTAIIPVGDGLAVSLKRGGKEDE encoded by the coding sequence TTGGACGATAAAATCCATCATTATATAGAAACATTAGTTAAGGACCGATCGGATCTGTTTGTTGAAATGGAGGAGTTTGCTAGGGAGAATCGTGTTCCCATTATGGAAGTAGTAGGAATAGAAGCTCTTCTTCAAATGTTACGATTGCAAGCGCCGAAGAGAATCCTTGAGGTTGGTACAGCTATAGGCTATTCTGCTTTGCGAATGGCAGCTGCTCTACCAGGAACAGAGATCGTTACGGTCGAACGCGATTCAGAACGTTATCAAAAAGCTCTTCAATATATCGATCGCGCAAAATATGGAAACCAAGTGACCGTTATATATGGAGATGCATTAGAGGTAGTAGACGAAGTGGGGAAAATGGGACCGTATGATGCTATTTTTATCGATGCAGCAAAAGGTCAGTATACGAAGTTTTTTAAAAGCTATACGGCATTTTTAACAAACCAGGGAACGGTTTATACAGATAATGTCTTATTTAAAGGGTATGTAGCTGAAGAATTAGTTCAGACGAAGCGGACGCGAAATTTAGTGAAAAAAATCCAAAAGTATAATGAATGGTTGATGACTCATCCAGATTACGACACGGCAATTATCCCGGTCGGTGACGGGTTGGCTGTCAGCCTTAAAAGAGGTGGAAAAGAAGATGAATAA
- the mltG gene encoding endolytic transglycosylase MltG → MSKQLYLQSPERKRRLKKSIIFMILAFFLVIGGAAVGIYFFVQSALQPVDKNDRTPVQVSIPIGSSLSVIADQLEEKGLVKNAEVFKYYVKYKGEGDFQAGNYSFNQAMTVDELIEIMKTGKVVASEVELTIPEGYQLSQIAEIISKETGRNTSEILKVMNDPTFIKQMIKKYPELLTEEILAEQIKYPLEGYLYPATYHYGDKKTPIKEIIEDMIKKTDSVLAQYRSSMAAKKMSAHQLLTMSSLIEKEATEKADRRKISSVFYNRLEQNMPLQTDPTVLYALGKHKSRVYYKDLKVDSPYNTYKVKGLTPGPISNSGLSSIEAALNPEQTDYLYFLASPAGDVYYSKTLEEHNQLKEKYITDAKQQ, encoded by the coding sequence ATGTCGAAGCAGCTTTATTTGCAGTCTCCAGAGAGAAAGAGGCGGTTGAAAAAATCGATTATTTTTATGATCTTAGCTTTCTTTCTAGTCATAGGAGGTGCAGCAGTAGGCATTTATTTCTTTGTACAGTCCGCACTTCAACCTGTTGACAAAAATGATCGAACTCCTGTCCAAGTTTCAATTCCAATTGGTTCTAGCCTTTCTGTAATAGCAGATCAGCTTGAAGAAAAAGGATTAGTGAAAAATGCAGAAGTATTTAAATACTATGTGAAATATAAAGGAGAAGGCGATTTTCAGGCAGGGAACTACTCCTTTAATCAAGCAATGACCGTCGATGAATTGATCGAAATAATGAAAACAGGAAAGGTTGTAGCAAGCGAAGTTGAGCTAACCATTCCTGAAGGGTATCAATTGTCACAAATTGCTGAGATCATCAGTAAAGAAACAGGTCGTAACACCAGCGAAATACTCAAAGTAATGAATGACCCAACTTTTATTAAACAAATGATAAAAAAATATCCAGAATTGTTGACGGAAGAAATTTTAGCGGAACAGATAAAATATCCGTTAGAAGGCTATTTATATCCGGCGACGTATCATTATGGAGATAAGAAAACGCCTATAAAAGAAATCATAGAAGATATGATCAAAAAAACGGATAGCGTATTAGCGCAATATCGATCATCGATGGCCGCGAAAAAAATGTCAGCTCATCAGCTGTTGACGATGTCTTCACTCATTGAAAAAGAAGCAACTGAAAAGGCAGATCGCAGAAAGATCTCTAGTGTCTTTTATAATCGTCTAGAGCAAAATATGCCGCTGCAGACCGATCCAACGGTTTTATATGCTCTCGGCAAGCATAAAAGTCGTGTGTATTACAAAGATTTAAAGGTAGATTCACCGTATAATACGTATAAAGTAAAAGGGCTCACACCAGGTCCGATTAGTAACAGTGGATTGTCTTCGATAGAAGCTGCATTAAATCCAGAACAGACAGATTATCTCTATTTTCTTGCTTCACCAGCTGGAGATGTGTATTACTCGAAAACATTAGAAGAACATAATCAGCTAAAAGAAAAGTACATTACTGATGCCAAACAGCAGTAA
- a CDS encoding DUF1292 domain-containing protein produces MTHDEKQITIIDENGNEQLCEVLFTFDSDEFEKSYVLYFPVGAEEDDNEEIEIHASSFIPAEDGQDGELMPIESDEEWDLIEEMLNTFLDEEEE; encoded by the coding sequence ATGACACATGATGAAAAACAAATTACAATTATTGATGAAAACGGAAACGAGCAATTATGCGAAGTATTGTTCACTTTTGATTCCGACGAATTCGAAAAATCTTATGTACTTTATTTCCCAGTAGGTGCAGAAGAAGATGACAACGAAGAAATCGAAATCCATGCTTCCTCTTTTATTCCAGCAGAAGATGGCCAAGATGGTGAATTAATGCCGATTGAAAGCGATGAAGAGTGGGATTTAATTGAGGAAATGCTGAACACATTCCTTGATGAAGAAGAGGAATAA